From the Juglans microcarpa x Juglans regia isolate MS1-56 chromosome 3D, Jm3101_v1.0, whole genome shotgun sequence genome, the window ctggacttgctgttcatcagtcaggttgtttcctgccgacttaagttcgcggatcatggttgacatagccctaagatgctgcttcatcgtgtggtcagagcgcatcttataggagtcaaacctcatggttaacccacgcaacctagtggctgaagttccaccaaacttcaacttcaaagcctcccacatgctttgggcagtgtcatagacctcgaactcacacattagatcattgtgcatgctgcttaacattattatgcgcgcgcaccgacttttcttagcccattgagtataggctagttgatctattttgtgttgttccaaggtcccttccccgggctcagtaagggagtgagataaggcctccaatacctcttgctcatctaaaacatattggatcttgcgatgccaaatgtcgtagttctccccatccaatttctcccctttgtttaaatcggcaactatactcttggatgccatttcactacaatacgcaaagaagggatattacacacacacctaagaaatctgccgcgtccatccaagttaaaaaaaaaataatttagacatgtcgcaagatcgaaaaatcgctaggcttcagaatcatctcttgcgccacaatatccaattattaaatttttaacttaattcccgcgcaaattcaaaaaaaatatgggagaattaatcataattctcaaccatactcccactatcttaagtagtcatctagtcctagtcacatgtaaagacataacctactaaaatcgcagtaaccttttgggccagtctacaaggacagctacttcaaccacagtaacctgttgggccagtctacaaagatggttcatataagaccattacagtccatttttcttgttccatcagtgcatttacagttcttactggggtcactgtggtcttttggctatacagtgcatttacagttcttactggggtcactgcaatttttttcagtctatcatctacactgacatttctaactaagactacttagtgggaatttttctattttttatcaataaagactaatgtataaacattcaagcctaacattcatagatgataaaaataatcacatatccacatgttcaattcacatatacatgttatcacatttaatataacaaattaaataaaagatcacatgtaatataacataatggaaaaaaaaaatagcatgaatataactatatattcacatgtgatcacatttaatctaaaaacaattaaataaaaaatcacatttaatataacaatatatcttagagcaaatttcatcccctcatttttattttctgttttttaaaaaaaatgggcttgaacaaaggtgggttttaaaaaaaaatgcccagtaaaaaatgttgggccaagcccagcccatatttaaaaagaaggaaaaaaaaaaaaaagagagtgggcCGGGCCAtgaggcccaagcccatggaaatcagatgacctaatggtcatcttcttccccccttcggctactgttcacgtgaacagtagccgttcgaAGCAGCACCCTGGAGCCTCCCATGCAGCACCGCAGGCGGCGGAAGTGATCGGTCCAAGCAGCAGGGTGCTGCCGACCACctcgctggtgcgcgctgcGCCTCCGTGGTGCGGGCAGCACCTctctggtgcgcgcagcaccgcggggttgcgcgctgcaccgcggggtgcgcgcagcacctcgCTGGTTTGcgctgcaccgcgctggtgctcgctgcaccgcgctggtgctcgcagcaccgcgcaggtgcgcgcagcaccgcgctggtgctcgcagcatcgtgctggtgcgcgcagcaccgcaatggtgcgcgctgcaccactGTGGTGCGAGCAGCGCCTGgcggtggtgcgcgcagcaccactgcgcgcagcaccgcaatggtgcgcgctgcaccactGTGGTGCGAGCAGCGCCTGgcggtggtgcgcgcagcaccactgcgttggtgctcgcagcaccacctgctgcgcgttttttttttttttttttttttttttttttttttaacagaaaaaaaaaagaggataaaaaaaaacaccatacaaatctcaagcatatgcgagaaaaaaaactggaagcaattcataaaatggctctgataccaatgttagaatgcacagcgaaaaaaaaaatacctcaagctcagcttaaagaattgctccacaagtttttccagattgataaactccaagcgtttcctcttagtggcgaaagtgtacttcgtagtatggaactagagtaacacttacaaatccacagcctaagtattttatcaaaagagaacaaaaagagagagagtcttttttttattttttttagataggtgttttcaaaacacaattgaggaggactatatatgcacggctggccttaaaggctaGCCTTCAATagtcttgtgtaacgcatggctttaagccatgcgttacacaagatacgttacaagtaacgttacaagtaacgcatggaggggtcagccccacgtgggcgcccctccaactaATAGATAGTTTAAGAGAATGATACATGAATTCTAATAATCTAAGATGAAGAATTTATGATAGGgttaaaaatatacataatatatgtaacattttttttttcctggacaAGTTACCAGCACAATAGCATCCAAGCTAAAATTGGGAAGacattaaaaaaaggaagaatttttgagatttggtCTGCACAAAAACGACACTTTGCTGTCATGGTAGTTCATTCATCAGCTTTTAAACATGAGATCTTCGTCCTTCCTTGCACTTCCCCAGCTTTGATGATGCTTGAAAATCCAGCGCCATCCTTTCATACTTTTCCTGCCTTTTCTGACCCCTTTCTCATTCACTGTAATCCTACAGGAACCCCCATTACAGAAACTCCCATCCCCCGTCAAATTCCCAAGAGAACCTCCACATTCATGTGCCACAAAACTACTCCCTCTCGTACTGCCAAAAGCTGAGTCTGGATTTGTTAATCCAGCCATTTTTTCTGCAGGAAACTCTGGCTTCGGTTCTGATGAGTAATCAAGCTTCAAGTCGATAAAGCTTGAATCgtccatgccattgaaatcaCTCTCTTTGAGTGAGAAAATACGTCTGTTAGCTCCATTAAAACCAGCATCAGGCTCTAGAATTCCACCCTTCTTCACAGACTTAAGATCAGTACCTTTTTCAGACTCCAAGTGACAATCTTTCTTTTCTCCATCAAACCCACTTTTTCTCGGCTCTGCTTCACTGAAACCACTTCTTCTCCCAGAATCTAAAGGCAGACCCCCATTGACGCCAGAACTCCTGGCAGCAGAAATAGAACTCCTAGCAGCTGATACAACCAAATTTTCACCATCCTCTGACCCAAACCACCCTCCACCCCTGAAACTGCAGAGGGATCTGGACCTTGACACACCCATATAATCAACCAACCACAAGTCACTTTTCTCGTCACAGCCACCTGCAACACTCGATCTCTCGTagttcttctcttttttcttcctaaACAGCCTCCCGATTCTCCAAAACCCAGTACTTCTTTTGATCTCAACACAGCTACTGCTGCTCCTTTTGAGCACCACGACTTCCTCAGCCCTCTCTTGGGCTTTGGGCTTAGAATGCGATTGTGGAATTTCGTTCCTTTCATTCTCTATCAGGAATGAGACTCGACCGACACTCCCTACCTCGACGGTGCATGAATTCCGATTGGAAGAGATCTCGGAGCAAGAGCAAGAAGAGAGGCGCTGCTCTCCACAGTCGGAGCAGACCAGCTTGATCAGACGGTCCTTGAGACAATAAGCGCAAATGCCAGCCGAGGAGGATGAAGATGGGTGCTTCTTGCAAGGAGCATCCGATGAAGAATAATACTCAATGTCGTTGCTGAACGCTTCTACAGCTTTGCCTCTATCTTTCATTGCTCCCGATTCCTGTAAACGCAGCTTCTCGATCTTGAAATGAACAAACAACAAAGTAGCGTGAGGAAAATCTTCTTGGGTTCCAGAAAGATGATCAAATACTAGCTTAAAAAATGGTGAGGACTATAAATGAGAGGAAACAAAATGTGGTGTTTTTGGATGTCAAGGATCATGGTGCTATGACATAAGGAGGAGTGATAGGAACAGAGGCGTCAACTTTACGTTTTCTCTCCAGAAAACAGTGCTAggagggggaaaaagaaaaaagaagtgaCGCAAGAAAGCACTAGCTCCTAAAGGGCATTATTGTGTAGGGAAGTGAATGCAACAGAAAATGGAGTAAATCAGTGAACAAAGCTCCTTTATCCCTCATAAATTCCAGCACTGCATGCATTTGTACCATCAATGCCACCAATACCATCCCCTTGCTAAACTCCCACCGAAAATTgacacaaaatttataaaagaagaaGTCCCACCACAAAATACAAATCCCACAAGTCCTTAGATAGTCTGATCTGTGGATCCATCAATCTGTCATATGTTGAATGACTTTTTGTCAAATTTTCCACGAttgtcttcttttcttttgtctcTTCCTTTTAACCTTCATGTCTAGCAAAATGACATCAATTCCCTTCTGAATCCTTTATCATAAGAggcaaagaaagcaaaaaataaaaagaaaattgtctcTTGCTCTTATCCCTCTCCAATGGCAATGTCTCGGATTTTCTTGGATCAATGCGATGTGAAAGTAACCCATCAAACTAGCCTAAAGCAAAGCACACACATTAAGCTGTACAGCTCCTTTTACGCTGTATCATCATTCAGCGAGACACAATCTGATAATCTGTCACTTTCCCAAAGATGTTGAGCACGTGTCCCACCGACCAATATATTTTTCTGACCCCACAGACTACCTTTTTCCATTGCCTTTAGGCGGAAGATGGACGGACGGTTGTGATTTGAGGAAAAGCATGGAGAATCATGCTGGTGAGAGTCTCCGTAGAGGTAGAACCCCCTCAGGTCTGAGAGTAGAGGATGCTGGAGGAAATGTGTCCCGTTGTGCCAAAGCAGATGGGGGCTTTGACGTGCCGTGGTGCACTGGTAAACTTCCTCTATATATAGAGTTATCTTCTCTGTGTCATGACTTTTCTTTCAATATATACGAAAAATCGTGGGACCTTTCTTCCTGACTTTCTGCTCACTTCTATCTCAATCACCCAATGTTAAACATGCCATTAAAGGGCGTGTGccattttttcttgatttgcTAGCTGATATTTCTGTTTGTTTCTACTGATAAATGGGTCTTTTATTGGTATTATTGATTGAAGTTCTTACCCTTTTTTTGTTAAGCTTGTGTTTGATAGGCAGGTGATCAGATTTTTGAGATTTAACCTCGTATCAAAATGACAGGTTAGATATTAATATGTCCAAGTTAAGTTGGGAGAAGATCATGTACAAGGAAAATGTCGGGGTTTAGTTCGTTTGGATAGATTTGGTTTCCCTTATACTCGATGTAgagttttatttcattctttgtAATTATAGTTGTTCCTCCGCCTCAGTAATCAGTGATTTATAATAAGAGGCTTAGGTCTCGTTTACattcaaaactcatctcaactcatttcatctgattattacaatttttttaaattcccgcacaaaatataataaacaattcaattttttcaaatttcaaaataatttttcaaaatttccacacaaaatataataaataattcaacttttattctactatttacaaatcatctcaacctatttcaaCTCATATCTAAATCCAAATTACTCTATCTcgtcttttattaaaaaaaaaatgtccaagtTAAGTTGGCTTGCCGATAACATTCTATACATGAATGCATGATAAGACATGTAGACGATTGAGCCGAATAATCGAAGAGTTACTAATAACACCTCAATTTGATAAATCTGGCAAAAACATATAGCATTATTTTAGATATGAATCAAACTTTGTAAGTGGTCAGGATTCTCACACAATTAGATTGGACAATCTATCTACGTGGAAAATGGCATGCCACACACACTTTTGAGTTCTGACCCAACAAagatcagaaaagaaaagaaaaatgccatAAAAGAAATGGGTACAGGCAGACACATGATCATCATCTATCATCTACCTCGAGACATCATGGCTGAGACGCACGCAACACGCATGCAAGATCCCCATGCATCATTTTGGAGGGGaggggaggagaggagaggagaggggcATTAACCAATTCAATTGTAACCATTTGTTTACTGAATTCAAAAATGGTTATAATTATGATGTTCCTTTTGGTCTGTCTGTCTTCACTAATAATTTTGTTGCCTTGTCAGTAATTGTAAAGTTTTGTAAACGTTTGGAGATCATAAGTTTGCATTCAAGTGCATGAGACATTGAATTTAAACcatctaattataatatatatatatatataaaatatatttacaactgtAAATTGTGCAATTGCtgtgtaatcgctttgaaaaaaatgaataaaacataagatccacatgaaaaaaaataattttttaatagtaaatctcactcttttttaaaataattacgtagcGTTTATGCACTTTACAATTATGCGTATAattagtcatatatatatatatatatatatatatatatatatataagacagaTTTTAGTgctttcttttgaattttatccATGATTAACTATGAACTGCTTGCacatttttaaacatgttttgttGTCTGACATGCACTTTCCTGGGACCCTTTTGCAGTCAAATATATGGCAACAATATTAATCCTTCCCCATACATTGCCCTCTACTCTCAACCTATCAAcaacataaaaaccaaaacaacacCACCTGAATCTATCCCCAACAACATTAAAAAGAAACTCTTCAAACTAAATACACACATCTATTAGCTTTAGAGCTTTTGCAGtctcttctttattttaatttctttttaaaaatccacaTGACAAATCAAGATCGACGTATCTCCAAGTTGcataatttgaacaaaaaataataatattaataactaATGAGAACTGCTACAATCATAAACGaatttcactaaaataaaattataaattgacgtaagtTCGTGTGAAatattatatctactttacaataaaaataattttatgttatgaaGTACCACATCAAACAACgttagtttatgagtttacttttgtaaaaatatttctcataatttatACGTACTTAAGGTGTGTAACTCCACGTAagacattttttcaaaaaatagtaggatccgtataaaagaaaaaaatattttttttaaatctgcaTTTATACACTCTAAATCtgcataaaaattatattaaaaaattatattctaacaatattttatttaatttttaattttaatttcaacttattttatttcactctATATCTCACTATTCCAATCTACGCAAAATCTCTAAAATAGTTTGGGCTGTATTATCCAGAGTTGTCTATTGGGCCTAAAGCTCATCCACAGCTCTATCTAAAATCCCCTCCGCTCATGCGTACAAATTTATTTCTCAGTGCCCAGAATCTAGAGAGAAGGGAAGggggaaaacaagaaaaaatacgGACATTTTCTCAAGACTTACCAGTCTTTCCTTCTCCATGATTCCCTTCAAGCTTCTGCTTCA encodes:
- the LOC121255008 gene encoding uncharacterized protein LOC121255008; this encodes MKDRGKAVEAFSNDIEYYSSSDAPCKKHPSSSSSAGICAYCLKDRLIKLVCSDCGEQRLSSCSCSEISSNRNSCTVEVGSVGRVSFLIENERNEIPQSHSKPKAQERAEEVVVLKRSSSSCVEIKRSTGFWRIGRLFRKKKEKNYERSSVAGGCDEKSDLWLVDYMGVSRSRSLCSFRGGGWFGSEDGENLVVSAARSSISAARSSGVNGGLPLDSGRRSGFSEAEPRKSGFDGEKKDCHLESEKGTDLKSVKKGGILEPDAGFNGANRRIFSLKESDFNGMDDSSFIDLKLDYSSEPKPEFPAEKMAGLTNPDSAFGSTRGSSFVAHECGGSLGNLTGDGSFCNGGSCRITVNEKGVRKGRKSMKGWRWIFKHHQSWGSARKDEDLMFKS